TGGGACTCGAGCGTGCTCGTGCTCTCGCTGCTCGCGACCTGGGCCCAGGCCCGCAAGATCCTCGAGAACTGGTGGATCTGGATCGCCGTCGACCTGATCTCGGTCCCGCTCTACGTCACGCGCGAGCTGTACCCGACCGCCCTTCTCTACACGCTCTTCCTGCTGATCTGCCTGTCCGGCCTGCGACGCTGGACGGTGTTGCTGCGCGAGCAGCCCGCCGCGGAGGCCCGACCGTGACCGCCCGCCGCGTGGTGCTGGTCGGCGCGGAGTCGACGGGCAAGACCACCCTCGCCCAGGACTTGTGCGCCGCGCTGCGCCGCCGCGGCGGCGCGCTCGCCGCTACGCGCTGGATTCCGGAGTACGGCCGCGAGTACACGATCGAGAAGCTCGCGCGCGAAGGCGGCCCCGACGCGCGGATGGACGCCCTCGTCTGGACCAGCGCCGACTTCGTCGCGATCGCGCGCGAGCAGAACGCGCTCGAAGCGCGCGCCGCGCTAGATACCGGCCCCGTCCTGCTCTGCGACACCGACGCATTCGCGGTCGGCGTCTGGCACGAGCGCTACCTGGGCAATTGCTCGCCCAAAGTCGAATCCCTCGCGATCACCGAGCCCTCGCTCTACCTGCTCACCCACCACGACGATGTGGCGTTCGAAGCCGACGAGATCCGCGACGGCGAGCGCTTCCGCGCCTGGATGACCGACGCGTTCGTCGAGCGGCTGCGCGGAAGCGCACACTGGCTGGCGTGGGTGCGCGGGGGGCGCGAGGAGCGGGTCGAAACGGGCCTTCGGGAGATCGAGCGGTTCTTGCGGCCATAGCCCCAGCATGGCGATGTGGATAATCCTGGATTATCCACATGTGCATGTTTCACAGGCGTTGGATCGAGGCTGCGCTTCGCGGTCGCGTTTCGGCCAGCAAGGTGCGCATCCTGCTCGGCGCGCGGCAGACCGGGAAGACGGCGCTGCTTGCGAAGCTTCTGGCCGGCCCCGGCACGCACGTCGTGAACCTGCAGGACACGGGGCTGCGCCGCCGCTTCGAGGCCGACCCCGCGGCTTTCGCACGCGAGGTTCGGGCGCTGCCGCGCGGC
This Deltaproteobacteria bacterium DNA region includes the following protein-coding sequences:
- a CDS encoding ATP-binding protein; translated protein: MDLDRRRPDLGPALRHARAVPDRPSLHALPADLPVRPATLDGVAARAARRGGPTVTARRVVLVGAESTGKTTLAQDLCAALRRRGGALAATRWIPEYGREYTIEKLAREGGPDARMDALVWTSADFVAIAREQNALEARAALDTGPVLLCDTDAFAVGVWHERYLGNCSPKVESLAITEPSLYLLTHHDDVAFEADEIRDGERFRAWMTDAFVERLRGSAHWLAWVRGGREERVETGLREIERFLRP